One window from the genome of Oryza glaberrima chromosome 3, OglaRS2, whole genome shotgun sequence encodes:
- the LOC127768697 gene encoding heat stress transcription factor A-9, whose product MGSKKRSPQHPAAAAPPPAVGGGGGGEVSGDGGASTANGPVVPKPSEVAPFLTKVYDMVSDPATDNVISWAEGGGSFVIWDSHAFERDLHRHFKHSNFTSFIRQLNTYGFRKVHPDRWEWANEGFIMGQKHLLKTIKRRKKSSQEAPSEIQKAPVKTAPGTENIEIGKYGGLEKEVETLKRDKALLMQQLVDLRHYQQTSNLEVQNLIERLQVMEQNQQQMMALLAIVVQNPSFLNQLVQQQQQQRRSNWWSPDGSKKRRFHALEQGPVTDQETSGRGAHIVEYLPPVPETSGQVNPVEGAICSANSQPVPSPAVATPMDMQTSNVADTLGSSEEPFTDNSTLHEWDDNDMQLLFDDNLDPILPPFENDGQMGPPLSVQDYDFPQLEQDCLMEAQYNSNNPQYADVITEA is encoded by the exons ATGGGCTCTAAGAAGCGGTCGCCTCAGcatccggccgccgcggcgccccctcccgccgtcggcggcggcggcggcggcgaggtctccGGCGATGGTGGCGCCTCGACGGCGAACGGGCCGGTGGTGCCGAAGCCGTCGGAGGTGGCGCCGTTCCTGACGAAGGTGTACGACATGGTCTCGGACCCCGCGACCGACAACGTTATCTCGTGggccgagggcggcggcagcttcgTGATCTGGGACTCGCACGCCTTCGAGCGCGACCTCCACAGGCACTTCAAGCACAGCAATTTCACCAGCTTCATACGCCAGCTCAACACCTAT GGATTTCGTAAAGTTCACCCTGATAGATGGGAGTGGGCCAATGAAGGTTTTATTATGGGCCAAAAACATCTTCTGAAGACCAttaagaggaggaagaagtctTCTCAGGAAGCACCTAGCGAGATACAGAAGGCGCCTGTCAAAACTGCACCTGGTACTGAAAATATTGAGATAGGAAAATATGGTGGCCTTGAAAAGGAGGTTGAAACCCTTAAGAGGGATAAAGCTCTTCTCATGCAGCAGCTTGTAGATCTCAGGCACTACCAGCAAACATCTAACCTTGAAGTGCAGAATTTAATTGAACGGCTTCAAGTAATGGAACAGAACCAGCAGCAGATGATGGCACTTCTAGCAATCGTTGTCCAGAATCCTAGTTTTCTCAACCAGCTtgtgcagcaacagcagcagcagcgcagaTCCAACTGGTGGAGTCCTGATGGAAGCAAGAAAAGGAGATTTCATGCTCTTGAGCAGGGCCCTGTAACTGATCAGGAGACCTCTGGCCGTGGGGCACATATTGTTGAATATCTCCCACCTGTCCCAGAAACATCAGGTCAAGTAAATCCAGTGGAAGGAGCCATTTGTTCGGCCAACTCACAACCAGTTCCAAGTCCTGCAGTTGCCACACCCATGGACATGCAAACGTCTAACGTTGCTGATACTCTCGGTTCATCTGAGGAGCCTTTCACTGATAACTCTACTCTACATGAATGGGATGATAACGACATGCAGCTTCTGTTTGATGATAACCTAGACCCAATACTTCCACCATTTGAGAATGATGGTCAAATGGGCCCTCCTTTGAGTGTTCAAGATTATGATTTTCCGCAGTTAGAGCAGGATTGTCTGATGGAAGCACAATATAACTCCAACAATCCTCAATATG CTGATGTCATTACCGAAGCTTGA